In the Tamandua tetradactyla isolate mTamTet1 chromosome 8, mTamTet1.pri, whole genome shotgun sequence genome, GATCTAGACCCGTAACCAAGGCATGGAGGCTGAAGGAGCCAATGACCTGCCTGACATCAGGGCTGTCCCAACAGTGCCTGGACTTTCATGGCTTGAGGGTTGGGCTAAGTGTCTGTGTCAATATTATACTTGCAGCAAACCCTAGAGGAGCTCTTCCCGCTGCTGACAGAAAGGCACTTTCAGCAGGAGCTGGCGCCGGAAGAGCAGAGGCTGAACCTGGAGCAGAGACCTAATCAGGCAGTCCACAAATGGGAAGCCCTCATGGGCCTATTAATAAATCAAACGGTCAATTCCCTGCAGGCTGGGGCCAGCGATAGCCTGGGGCTCTGATTGCCTAGCCCCTCCCTGGGCAGGATTGATGTGAGATGTGAACAGAAGGCCTAGTGCGCAGGCAGCCGCTTTCCCCAATGCGTGATTCTGAAGCTGCCTATCTCAGCCATGGCCTCCCCACCTGTGGGGTTGACATCTCTGCCTTACACGGCTCCAGCTTTCGGGCCTACCAGGCCTACCAAGGAGACAAATTCCATGAAGACCAGAACCCCTTGGTGAGAGGGGGTGCAAGTACCAAGGGCTCGGATCACTAGGATTCACTGTCTTAGAGAAAGGGAATAGGCATAGAAATAAGGGGACATACCGTTATGCATAAAGCTGTGAAGCTGGTATATGAACCCCCGGGCATACATTCCCTAAATCCCAGGCCTTGGCCACTGGAATTCAGGCTGTGGTCACAGTGCTGAGTGGAGCTGCCCTCATAGGATTTAGTCTAATGATGCGGAAACAAACATCAGTAACGTCTCAAAGAGTATTAGCGGATGCCCACTTTGGGTGGTCTTGGAAAGTCGGTTTGGGGAGCTATCTTTGAGGCTGAACAGCCAGCCATATGGGAGAGGGGGCCTTCCAGGAAGGAGTAACAGCATATGACAACTTTGAGGGAAGGGCTTGGAGTGACTGAGAAGAGAGGCCGGTGTGGTTAGAGACGGGTCAGTGAGCATTGAGGTGAGAAGTGTGTGGGATAGGACATGGTCACGTGTTAGGACGTTATCCTAAAGGTGATAGGGAGCTCATGAAAGGGGGTTCATAGCAGCTCTCCAGTGAGAGAGCTTGATGGGCAGCACCAGCCGGACTTTCCCTTTCTGTTCTGGTCATCAGCTTCTGGGCACTGAGTCGTGTCTTACTGGGCTCCAAGGGACCACATCTCCTCCACTGACCCAGAGGGCCCTGACATGGGAGGAGGACGATCAGAGTTGTGTCTGAGGTGAGTGGAGGTGGGTAAGCGTctgggaaaactgctattactaTTTATCTATGGTGTTAAAGGCTAAAACCTGCGGCTGTAGGACTTTGTGTTAGTGGGAAGTCTTCTGACATTTAAGCTTATCAAACAGACTGAACGGCCTGGCAGGGGGGTGAGACCTCCCTCTCCCATTGGAGATGAGGAGCTTATTGGCGTGTTTCATGAGGTTCACCTAGGGCGGGACAAGAGGACTTATTTCAGATCCCTCCCCTCTCCAGGGCTTCATCAGCCTTGGTCTCGGTGACAACAAGCTCTGCACTGATCTGATGGCTTCAAGGGTAAGCCGTGTTCCCAGACGTGCTGGGCCCCCCGCCTCAGGTCTAGGCCCCTAGCATGTTCCTGAGCGTGGGGTAGTTACAGGAGCGGGGCTTAGGAGTTTGGGGAACGGAGTAGGGAGACAGCTTCCAGAGCAGCCCATCTAACCTCCTAGCCTTGTTGACTTAGCCCAGAGGTTCGCTCTGGGTAGGTGTACAGTGGGTAGAGGGCAAGGGGGCCTATGGATGCTGTGAAAGGTGCACTGCTTGGTGAGTTATCTATTTGTGTAACTCCGAGACAAGAAGAGAGGGCCTCCACGTGTTAAGACGCATGTGGCATGCTCCCTTTCTGTGAGGCCATGTCAGTGCAGGGCACACGCTCGTGTGCACACTAGGGGTAGGACGGGGCCATTTGGCTCCCCTGTGCTGCTGCCCTCATGTTCCTTTTGCCCACAGCTGAGTCAGAGTGACAGGAACCACACGAAGACTCCCTACTGCAGTACCATGGTTTGAAAGGGCAACCATTGTACGTAACCTCAGGTCCGTGTCCCTGGGCCATAGCGGAGGAGTCTGAGTTGTGGCCACCTCCCTGGCACTTCAGGTGACAACTTCTAGAAAATGCCTGAAGCAAAAGATCAGTCAAGAAGCAGCCTGCGAGAGGAGAAGTAGCAGCATCCTATAAGTCAGAAGGCCTGAGTTCTTGTCCTGGCTCTTACGGTCGATGTCTGTGACTGGGGAGTTGGTAGCAGCAATTGGTAGGCCTGTAAATGAGTTAGGGCTGGGTAGCAGAGATCCTAGTATGGACACTGCCTATTGTAAAGGACTGATGTCTACACCCCGAGTGGGGTGTGATGAGAAGGGGCCCATGGGCCTGGGAAGCAGTGTCTCTCTGGGTCTGTCCACAGCCTGAGAGAAGGAGGGGCCCAGTTCCTGACCTACTACGCAAGGCATCTACCCACCTTAATCTAGAAGATGTGAGTCGGTTCCCTGGTCTTGCTGTCCTCTGGTGGAGGGACATGTTCTTGGAGCCCCAATGGGGGGAGAAGGCCGATGGGTCCCCGTGGAGGGTCCTGGTCCTCGTCCCTCACCCCGCACCAGGGAGAGGGAGACAGGGCGGCTGCCGCTTCTTACATGAGTCTTGTGTTCTGACCTTAATTTCTGCCATTTGTGCCTTTTTCAGGTGGTCATTCTAAATGGCTGTCCCTCCATCTTCTCCGTGCTGGCCGTGGTGCTGTGCAATCCAGGCGGTGAGTCCAGAGGCCCTGCTTTTGCCCTCGGTGAGACATTGGCACAGAGCATGGGACTTCGGGAAGAAGAGCGTCTTAACTCAGTGCCTTTTCCCCAACCTGCTGGAATAGCTACACTGTCCAAGACATCTGCCTATTATTTTCATGGGAGCAGTAGATCTAATACGGAAAGAAACATATGACATCCTAAGGAGCTACGTCCCGGGAATGACGGCCATGGAAGCCACCCTTTCTATCAGGAGCTGGGCTTTTGGGCCCAACTCCAATGCAGAGAGCCCCGGTAAACTGGTTTAGGCCATATAGATTTCCTACCTCCTTTAAAGAAAGAGGTAGGGAGGGGCGGTTAATTAGTCTTGGACCAAATAAGACTCAGAGGTCTGCTCTCACTCTTAACCAGTGCCAAAGAAATGTTTCAGATGTTAATGAGCTCTGGCTGCACTGAGAGAAGTGATGAAGATGGTTGGGTTTTCTTATAGGACTAAGTCCTTGGTTAGCTCATCAAAGAGGCCAAATGGATGGGAAGTAAAGGACATAGGAGAGCACCCTGTCCAAGTAACCTGAGCCTTGTAGAGAGACAAGAGATGGGAGCCCTCCCTGGGCAAGGCCTGGGTCTCTGGTGCTCGGCCCAGAGCTGGTAACACTCGCCTGATGACCCATGCGCCACCTACTAGGAAGCCTGACTCCATTCATGCCCTGGACTCTGGGCCATTAGCAgccagattttttcctttttgttcttctcTACTCTATCCCCAGAGAGGAAATTTGAGTTTTTCCCTAAATAATGTCTATAAAATTGAGGTCTCATAGGGCCCGAACCCAAGAGCCCTATCTACACAGGTAGGAGGGACTGTGAATCTGTCCTTTTCTGTTGGTGGCTTGGCTGCTAATCTGGGGGGCTGGAAGGTCCTGCTTGAGAGACCCTAGACTGACATCCTTGTCTTCCTGTGCTTCCAGAAGCCTTGCTGATCCTTACCCCTTCTGTGGTAGCTCGTCTTCACCTCCCAACTGTAGGTGAAAGTTGAACTGGTTTTTGTCCACCTGGACAGTGAGAAAAGGGGCCCTTTTCTCCGCTCAGCCCACATAAGACAGATGGCCCTCGGGGCAGGCAGAGGGTGTGAGGGGCCTTGTCCCCTCCCATATGAGAGCCAGTGGAAGTGGGGGAGAAATTACAACAAAGGAGGCACGTGGAGCTCCTGTGCTGGGGGGTGAAGGCAGAGGCTTTTCAGGGTTAATGGGAATGAGGAATGAAGGACTGGAAGCTTTTTAGACGGGTGGTTCTCAGGCAGCATTTGTCTTCCAGATCACCGATGCAAGCACCCGGCCTTTCCGGCTCACGTGGACAAACTGGAGCAAGGCCTGCGGGAGGCTAAGCTCAAGGCAAGGAGGGACCCAGGTTTGCAGGGTGGCTGCTGCAGGCCCTAAAAGGGGGTTGAGTGCTGAGGCTCTGGAACAACTTGCTCACCAGCACTTTATGGACTCTCTTTGTTAAGAAGAGGCAGGGACTGAGCCCAGGGGCGTCTCCCCATAGGAGCCAAGAGTCCTTGCTAATGGCCCCCTTAAAGCTTCCTGCTGGTCCCCTTTGAGAACAGGATGAAGCTTCGCCAGCCTACCTGGTCCCTAACTGGGCGTCCTGATCTGTAAAAGGTCCTTGGCTGAATTGGGGGTAGATATGAAGAATTTGTGTTCTCTCAGTTCTGTTAAGGTTCTTTTAAGGGGAAAAAGGTGAGAGGACTTGTGCTAATCAAGCCTCAGAATCCTCTGGGTGACATAAACTCCCGAGACTCACTGAAGGAATACCTGGTACTTGCCAAGAGCTTCACCACTTGAGACTGGATAAAGTCCCTAAAAGAGGTTCTATCACCCATAATCAAGAAATCAGACCCAGGCATAACTTTCCCTAATTACTCTTATTACATACCACCCATTGCAAAGTTACATACAATAAGCTAAAATTGTAATGAAGGAAAAGGTACCCAGATGTTTACTACATCGGAACATTTTTGACATATCCTTTCTAGCCTTTACCTATGGCCAGTTACATAAATCATAATATAGTATTGTTGCTTTTCCACTTAATATAAGTACTTTCTTCCAGCCCATTTCCAGGCCAAACTATTTGGCCTGATGTACCAAAGAAAACAGACTCTCAGACCGGACGGGATGAAGACCTGTTGCTACTGAATTTTTAGGTCCATTCCTAAAAACATGTTAACATCAGTTTTCTCTGGAGTCCTGAAGTCGTCCTATTAGGGCAGATGATCTCCCATTTTCTAGAAGAAACAAACTTATTCGAACTGCATCACTGACTCCCGAATTAATGGCAGAGTAAGGGGCTGGAGGAAGAATACTGGGTATCAGATCCCAGCTCCAGCCCCTGCTAATTGGGGGAATTAACTTGATTACAGCAGaacttagtttcttcatctgtaaaatggagataacaggaCGGCTCAGAGCTCAGGAGAATGAAGCAGATGCACATAAGCACTTAGCCCAGTGCCACTGCTTGGTCAATCCCCTGGAGGGAGTCCCTTCTTGTACCAGCTGAAAATTCTATGACACACAGCTACTTCTCATTGGTCTTTGCTTGATGGTTAAAGGGTTAGACAAGATGTTCGTATGTGTCTGCTTTATGGGTCTTATTCCTTCCCAGCAGCCCTAAGCCGGGTCTACTAGTCCATTCTGTGCACTAACCCCTTCTACCTCACCATGTCCCTTGGAAGGATTGGAGGGGCTTCTGGGGTAGTAGGAGTATCTAATATGTACCCAGAGAAAGCCTTAAAAAGAAAGTGAGTTAACATTAGAGAACCTAAATGTTATTCTCTCACTTTCACCCAACCTACAGGTATAAACTACATGTGATTATAGATGAGATTTACATGCTGTCTGTGTTTGACGAATTCACCAAATTCTACAGTGTCCTGAGCTTGAAAAGGTGAGTTGGGCTCAGCTGAAGTTGGGGATGAAGCAAAGCAAAGGTTCTTGCTTTGCAGAGCAGGTTCATGTGCAAAACCTGAACTGGCTGCACACTAAGCACTGAGCACTAAAAGGGAGGGCGAAAGTAAGCAAAATATCATCTTTCCTCCCCAGTGTCTTCTAGTcttaaaagccatgttttatacAAGATAACTGGGGGCAAGTTAGAAAATGTACTGCCAGAAGTCAAAATAGAGCCTTATGAAAGTTCATGGTAAGGAGCTCTTTATAATAAGTAGAGCAcaaggaaatgatagaaataAGGCAGAGCTTTCTTTGGGGTAGTATTTGGCCCTTGgataggattccagcaagcaaatCAAGGGAAAAGAATCCTGGCAGAAGGAACAGCTTCATCAAAGGAGGAGCAGCCTTCTAGAAATGCTGGGTGGCTCATATGTACAACGAACAAACTGTCAAGAAGGTGGCTTGGGAGCACTGTGGGAGGGCCATGAGCAGGCTGAGGGTCCTGGACAGCTGTTCCATCTGGCTCCCTGGGGGTACCCTGTGTTGATTTCCTGGTTTAACTGGGCACCTGTCTCTTAAACGTCAGGCCTCGCTGGCCCTGCTCTCTGGGAGTGACCTAAGgtcttcccctttctcctcatATGCCCCAAGTCTTCAGGCTTCAAATACCCCTCCATAACCTTGACTGTGCTATCTCTTCTCCAGTTTGCCTGTTCCCAGCAGGACCCATGTGATGTGGGGCACCAGTAAGGTGAGCCCCAGTTGCCTATTCCTGGGTGGGAAAGGCAGGAGAGCCAGGAGCTGAAAGTGGACAAACCAGGTGATCCCTCCCCTGCTTCTCTCCCTCTAGGATTTTGGCATCTCTGGCTTCTGCTTTGGCATCCTGTACACCCACAGCAGGGAGGCAGCCTTTACTGTGAGATCCCTTGGCTCCCTTCACGTCTCTGGCATCATCCAGTGCAAGCTGTGTTGGCTGCTCCAGGACAGAGGTGCTGACCTCCACCCCAGGCCAGTGTCTTGGCTAGACCTGTTGGCCCTGGAGAATTCCTGGGTCTGCTTGGGCTTCTGACCTACACTCAAAACACCAAGACCGTGTTCACTGTCTTATGTGCAGCCCTGGCAGGGTATGAAATTTGAAGAGAGGTAGGATGTAGCTCACAGATGGCGCAGCAGGGAGATGAGAGGTgctattctaaaatacagaaTGGGCTTTAATTTCTGGGAGGCTGGTAGCCTGTGCTCTGTCTAGAAAGGAAAGAGTTGTATACCAAGACCTGAAAATGGGACATTTAGAAACCAGTTTTTATGTGAAtctctattttccttcttaaatcCCCTGCCTGCTTCAGGGAAGGATTACGGAGAACCCCCAACTTTTCTAACATAACTTAGCTTCATCTTCAAAGGTGGTCAAAAGGCAGGCTGACATCTGAGTAGTTGGCGTGGCTAGATTTTTGACACCTGGATTCACTTTCCCCCTTGGATCTCAAGTGCATGCTGGCCTCATAGGGAACTTACCTTTTTTAATGTTGTGGCCTCAACTTAGATAAGACCCCTTTTCTTTAATTCTCTACCAAATAGAGACCAGGCTGGAAGGTTTAAACGAAAAGCTGTGATATAATGAAACTAACGCAATTAAACAATCTGGTTGAGAAAAGTTTGCTTTTAGTGCTGCATAGAAAAGTGGGTAGATAGGAAAAATCCAATTGGAAGCTTCCCTACAAGATCTTTGATGTTTGACGGAAACCAGCTCCCCAGCTCCTAGAACACTGGCAGCACATGGGAATTACTTGGGCAGCTTAAGTGCTGGTGTGTGGGCCCCAGCCCCAGAGATTCTAACTTAGAAAATCTGGAGGTATAGCCTGGGTACCAGTGATTTAAAACTCTCCTGGGTGGTTCCAATGTGCCACCAGTGCTGAGAACAACTGGGCTAAGGGCATTTCCAAGTATATGTAGGCTCCTCAGAGTCCACTGTGTAAGACTCAAAGGCAGGAGCTAGGAGGCCCTACTCCAGTTGACACCAGCAATATCAATCCCTTTGAGGGATCCTTGCCTCCTTGCCTCAGGCGTGTAAATGCAAGCAGCATTCCTACTAGACTCTAAGGAAGCCAAGGACCCACCAGAACCATAGGTAAGAGGTAAGTAcattgagggcgggccacagtggctcagcaggtaagaatgcttgcctgccatgcccgaggacctgggttcaattcccggtgcctgcccatgtaaaaaaaaaaacaaaacaaaaaaaacaggtaagTACAGTTGAGTGTAGACACCATCAGCTCAAAGGTGACACAGAGTCAATCTGGGCTACAAACAGCTGGAAAAACCCAGGTAAGGGACATTTGCTCCTGGCAGATCTCTGCCATGGCTTCTTCCCTCACCCATCCAGAATGGATTGACAATGTATACCTACCCACTAATTGCTCCCGGCTCCAGGTAGCTCACAAGTACATCACAGACAAGCTGAACGCTCTGGAAATCCGCTTTCTCAGTTGTGTTTCTGGCCTCTATATCTGGTTCAACTTGAAAAAAGTGAGGTCTGGAAATGAGGATTAGGATTCTGGGGCAGACTTGGCCAATAGGCCCTCCACTCTGTCCCTCTGCCCTCCCTAGGATCTGGACACACGTACCTTAGAGGAAGAGCTGTTCCTCCGTAACTACTTCCTCCATAACAAGTTGATCATATCCTGTGGCAAGAACTACCTGTGTAAGGAGCCTGGCTGGTTCTGCCTCAACTCTGCAGATAAGCCTGACCAGCTACAACTGGGTGAGTGGTGCTGACCTTCCAATCCTGGTTCCTTCAAATACCCCATCAAGTCCTCCATAACCTAATACTCAAAGCTTAATTTGCCTTTAGCAGTGCATAGCTTCAGCCCTTCTCTATCATCTGTTTCCATTTTCATGCCTTTAATTATGTTCCTTTGTAAACAGGAACTGATGGGTACTTGAGGTACAAGTTGACTCATTAATTACACCTTTGGGTATCAGTTTTGTGCCTGTCATTGAGTAAGGCACTGGGGACTATAAACTAATAAATGGCATTCTGCCCTTTGGGTCTTGTAGGCTGGTAGGGGAGATGGACAAGTAGGTGGCCATGGAAGTTCCTGTATGTTTTGTTGTGGGATTTAGATTCTCCTCCAAAAGTTATGGAGAACAGGACATCCATCTTACCAAACTATTGATTGTAT is a window encoding:
- the LOC143645286 gene encoding putative inactive 1-aminocyclopropane-1-carboxylate synthase-like protein 2 gives rise to the protein MRDSEAAYLSHGLPTCGVDISALHGSSFRAYQAYQGDKFHEDQNPLALATGIQAVVTVLSGAALIGFSLMMRKQTSVTSQRVLADAHFGWSWKGFISLGLGDNKLCTDLMASRLSQSDRNHTKTPYCSTMVVILNGCPSIFSVLAVVLCNPGVDLIRKETYDILRSYVPGMTAMEATLSIRSWAFGPNSNAESPDHRCKHPAFPAHVDKLEQGLREAKLKGKKVRGLVLIKPQNPLGDINSRDSLKEYLVLAKRYKLHVIIDEIYMLSVFDEFTKFYSVLSLKSLPVPSRTHVMWGTSKDFGISGFCFGILYTHSREAAFTVRSLGSLHVSGIIQCKLCWLLQDREWIDNVYLPTNCSRLQVAHKYITDKLNALEIRFLSCVSGLYIWFNLKKDLDTRTLEEELFLRNYFLHNKLIISCGKNYLCKEPGWFCLNSADKPDQLQLAMQRFHQVLEEWKQKRIERHLQDAQWE